From the genome of Gilliamella sp. wkB7, one region includes:
- the agaW gene encoding PTS N-acetylgalactosamine transporter subunit IIC, translated as MLIDALLIGLLAGIAGVDLFDGLTHLHRPIVIGPLVGLILGDIKTGLYVGGSLELVWMGMVPLAGAQPPNVVIGGVIGTSFAILTHADPKVAIGIAVPFAIAVQGCITILFTIYSPMMHKCDRYVDQLNFKGIEWVNYLGMIILFCFYFIVAFLPIYFGADVATDLVKKSPQWLLDGLSVAGGMMPAIGFAMLMKIMMKKTYIAYFILGFLGVTYLNLPILAIALGALAIAMIDFFNYSRVNNDNDKSVRASSVEVEDGI; from the coding sequence ATGTTAATCGATGCATTATTAATTGGATTACTAGCAGGTATCGCTGGTGTAGATTTATTCGATGGTCTAACTCATTTACATAGACCTATTGTAATTGGTCCTTTAGTGGGATTGATTTTAGGTGATATAAAAACAGGATTATATGTTGGTGGTTCATTAGAACTTGTTTGGATGGGAATGGTACCATTGGCTGGAGCACAACCACCTAATGTTGTTATTGGTGGCGTAATTGGTACAAGTTTTGCAATTTTAACTCATGCCGATCCTAAAGTTGCCATTGGTATTGCCGTTCCATTTGCTATAGCGGTACAAGGTTGCATCACTATTTTATTTACTATCTATTCACCAATGATGCACAAATGTGATCGCTATGTTGATCAACTTAATTTCAAAGGTATTGAGTGGGTCAATTACCTTGGCATGATTATCCTGTTTTGCTTTTATTTCATTGTCGCATTTTTACCAATTTACTTTGGTGCTGATGTAGCAACAGATTTAGTAAAAAAATCACCACAATGGTTACTTGATGGATTAAGCGTTGCCGGTGGAATGATGCCCGCAATCGGTTTTGCTATGTTAATGAAAATTATGATGAAAAAAACCTATATTGCCTATTTCATTTTAGGTTTCCTTGGCGTGACATACCTTAACTTGCCAATATTAGCAATTGCATTAGGCGCTTTAGCAATTGCAATGATTGATTTCTTTAATTATAGCCGAGTTAACAACGACAATGACAAATCAGTACGGGCAAGTTCTGTGGAGGTAGAAGATGGGATTTAA
- the agaV gene encoding PTS N-acetylgalactosamine transporter subunit IIB, protein MSTPNILMTRIDNRLVHGQVGVTWVNALGANLLLVANDNAAQDPVQQNLMDMVIAEGIQTRYFTLQKTINIIGKAAERQKIFIVCKTPQDVLTLVKGGVPIKFVNVGNMHFSEGKKQIHKTVSVDKEDIAAFKELERLGVTCEIRRVPDEAGEKIIDLIDQS, encoded by the coding sequence ATGAGCACTCCGAATATTCTTATGACACGCATTGATAATCGCTTAGTTCATGGTCAAGTTGGTGTAACTTGGGTCAATGCACTTGGGGCTAATTTATTATTAGTTGCTAATGATAATGCTGCACAAGATCCCGTTCAACAAAATCTTATGGATATGGTTATCGCAGAAGGAATACAAACCCGTTATTTTACTTTACAAAAAACCATCAACATTATTGGCAAAGCAGCAGAACGACAAAAAATATTTATTGTTTGTAAAACACCACAAGATGTTTTAACTCTCGTTAAAGGAGGTGTACCTATCAAATTTGTTAACGTAGGTAATATGCATTTTTCGGAAGGAAAAAAACAAATTCATAAAACAGTATCTGTTGATAAAGAAGATATCGCTGCTTTTAAAGAACTTGAACGATTAGGTGTAACGTGTGAGATTCGCCGTGTACCAGATGAGGCTGGTGAAAAAATAATAGATCTAATTGATCAATCCTAA
- a CDS encoding SIS domain-containing protein translates to MQQYLNYSLDWLKKHGAEHTAKEICQQPKIWRDLLQLIEQNRDQLQTFLEPLLADPNLEIILTGAGSSAFGGVALAPWLREHTHRNVHAYGTTEIVADPLQYLSPNKKTLVVSFARSGNSPESVATVKLADELVSDCYHLFLICNPNCALNDYATNNNSSNRILQLVMPDGAHDLGFAMTSSISSMMLATLLLLGNIDHVEAHEAVMEIANICEQKIESWQEITKQLAHKNHERVIYVGSSCFTGIAQESALKILELTAGKIASRFDSILGLRHGPKFMINSQSLVVCFFSNDHYINQYDTDLLNELVNDHIAMDVLALSGKNSTDKQNILAVNSNFADCWLIFPYLVFAQMLAFEKSLNHGLTPDNPCPTGEVNRVVKGVTIYPFN, encoded by the coding sequence ATGCAACAGTATTTAAATTATTCATTAGATTGGCTAAAAAAACACGGCGCAGAACACACTGCTAAAGAAATCTGTCAACAACCTAAAATTTGGCGTGATTTATTACAGTTAATTGAACAAAACAGAGATCAATTACAAACATTTTTAGAACCTTTACTGGCGGATCCAAATTTAGAAATTATTTTGACTGGAGCTGGTTCATCAGCTTTTGGTGGCGTTGCGCTTGCACCTTGGTTAAGGGAGCATACCCATCGAAACGTTCATGCCTATGGTACAACTGAAATTGTTGCTGACCCATTACAATATCTTTCACCAAATAAAAAAACATTAGTGGTGTCATTTGCTCGTTCAGGCAATAGTCCTGAAAGTGTGGCAACGGTTAAATTAGCAGATGAATTAGTTTCTGATTGTTATCACTTATTTTTAATATGTAACCCAAACTGTGCTTTAAACGATTATGCAACTAATAACAATTCATCAAATCGTATTCTTCAACTGGTTATGCCAGATGGTGCTCATGATTTAGGTTTTGCTATGACATCAAGTATTAGTAGTATGATGCTTGCAACATTACTCCTTTTGGGAAATATTGATCATGTAGAAGCACATGAAGCAGTAATGGAAATTGCTAATATTTGTGAACAAAAAATAGAAAGTTGGCAGGAAATAACTAAACAATTAGCACATAAAAACCATGAAAGAGTTATCTATGTCGGTAGTAGTTGTTTTACTGGTATCGCCCAAGAGTCTGCATTAAAAATTCTTGAATTAACAGCGGGTAAAATAGCTTCTCGATTTGATTCTATTTTAGGTTTACGTCATGGCCCTAAATTCATGATTAATTCACAAAGTTTAGTCGTCTGTTTCTTCTCTAACGATCATTATATTAATCAATATGACACTGATTTATTAAATGAATTAGTTAATGACCATATCGCAATGGATGTACTTGCGTTAAGCGGAAAAAATAGTACCGATAAACAAAATATACTTGCAGTAAATAGTAATTTTGCGGATTGCTGGCTGATCTTCCCATATCTTGTTTTTGCCCAGATGCTCGCCTTTGAGAAATCATTAAATCATGGTTTAACGCCTGATAATCCTTGTCCAACAGGTGAAGTTAATCGAGTGGTAAAAGGCGTTACTATTTACCCATTTAACTAA
- the agaR gene encoding transcriptional repressor AgaR yields the protein MTNEIMNTLQRREKIIHLLGKENTVSVNKLSKLFKVSTVTIRNDLRHLEQKGCVLRSYGGAMINKTFAFDRPLFDKSRINSIIKNKIAKKAAEMVNDGDRIILDSGSTTAAMVPYLGKKQNLVVFTNAINIAYELSINTNIEVIIAGGNIRKKAYSISGSTVEQQLKMYHFNKLFLGVDGFDLNAGITTPNFGEASVNRVMCQVSEQIIAVTDSTKFGRKSFCTIEKINLINTLITDSKISKDHLMQLHSLGINVEIADI from the coding sequence ATGACTAATGAAATCATGAACACTCTTCAGCGTCGAGAAAAAATCATTCATTTACTGGGTAAAGAAAATACCGTGTCTGTGAATAAATTGAGTAAACTTTTTAAAGTCTCTACAGTCACAATTCGTAATGATCTTCGCCATTTAGAGCAAAAAGGCTGTGTATTACGCTCTTATGGGGGAGCAATGATAAATAAAACTTTTGCTTTTGATAGACCTCTGTTTGATAAAAGCCGCATTAATTCGATTATAAAAAATAAGATTGCTAAAAAAGCGGCTGAAATGGTAAATGACGGCGATCGAATTATCCTCGATTCAGGTTCAACAACCGCTGCAATGGTGCCATATTTAGGTAAAAAACAGAATTTAGTCGTTTTTACAAATGCGATTAACATTGCTTATGAATTATCAATCAATACAAATATTGAAGTGATTATTGCTGGCGGTAATATTAGAAAAAAAGCTTACTCTATTTCAGGTTCAACTGTGGAGCAACAATTAAAAATGTACCATTTTAATAAATTATTTTTAGGTGTTGATGGATTTGATCTCAATGCAGGTATTACAACTCCAAATTTTGGTGAAGCTTCAGTTAATAGAGTAATGTGCCAAGTCTCTGAACAAATTATTGCAGTAACAGACTCAACAAAATTCGGTCGAAAAAGTTTCTGCACGATAGAAAAAATTAATCTTATTAACACTCTAATCACTGATTCAAAAATATCCAAAGACCATTTAATGCAGTTACATTCACTAGGAATTAATGTGGAAATTGCAGATATATAA
- a CDS encoding ABC transporter permease has translation MQNIIKSIQEELDAMLSGHFIPYYKVAIGLAAIVALIFSIVLSHGSVFEGKIAVIDLDGSNYSTELISKINTSSYIEVSEVIRSPINPITLVSHDRNLGVLYIPKGLEKSLKKGDQTVRLGYFADDTNEAQNAKVLQNLNEYIPELGAELSVGKVSSLGFGRDGTEATLSPMQLKSRNLFNPASSSTISTIIYFVYFFSSLTYGLTSLMIIGRLKITGMWNTVLERGFVALLARTIPYALFYTTGLTLITAVLVLFGQLRFDGNYFVFVPSIFMTGLAFGWLGFLLSWKTNNPGEGASKMVFLVPPGFIMGGSTMAVGIMPIWAYYVSHAFPLVWLFRFFRDIAMRGRSLIDMMSTYGVFIIYLTVIAFVVMIVFNQVKKTAAEPELN, from the coding sequence ATGCAAAACATCATTAAATCTATTCAAGAAGAGCTTGATGCAATGTTATCAGGCCACTTTATCCCGTATTACAAAGTTGCTATAGGGTTAGCCGCTATTGTTGCACTTATTTTCTCTATTGTACTCAGTCATGGTTCAGTATTTGAAGGTAAAATTGCAGTTATAGACCTTGATGGCTCTAATTATTCGACTGAATTAATTAGTAAAATAAATACTTCTTCTTACATTGAAGTTTCGGAAGTAATCAGATCGCCTATTAATCCTATAACTTTAGTTTCTCATGATCGTAATTTAGGTGTTTTATATATTCCTAAAGGGTTGGAAAAGAGTTTAAAAAAAGGGGATCAGACTGTTCGTTTAGGTTACTTTGCTGATGATACGAATGAAGCCCAAAATGCTAAAGTACTTCAAAATCTCAACGAATATATACCTGAATTAGGCGCAGAACTGAGTGTGGGTAAAGTTTCGTCATTGGGGTTTGGTCGAGATGGCACCGAAGCCACTTTATCACCTATGCAGCTAAAATCTCGTAATCTATTTAATCCAGCAAGTTCATCAACAATTTCAACTATCATCTATTTTGTTTACTTTTTCTCATCTTTAACATATGGGTTAACATCATTGATGATTATAGGTCGTTTAAAAATTACTGGAATGTGGAATACCGTTTTAGAAAGAGGCTTTGTGGCTTTATTAGCAAGAACAATACCTTATGCCTTGTTTTATACTACCGGATTAACTTTGATTACCGCAGTACTTGTTTTATTCGGACAATTACGTTTTGATGGTAACTACTTCGTGTTTGTACCGAGTATATTTATGACTGGATTAGCATTTGGTTGGTTAGGTTTTTTACTTTCTTGGAAAACCAATAATCCAGGTGAAGGTGCAAGTAAAATGGTATTTTTAGTACCTCCAGGCTTTATTATGGGGGGATCAACAATGGCTGTTGGTATTATGCCAATCTGGGCTTATTATGTTAGTCATGCTTTCCCTTTAGTTTGGTTATTCCGTTTTTTCCGTGATATCGCTATGCGTGGTCGTTCACTCATTGATATGATGTCCACATATGGAGTATTTATTATTTATTTAACCGTTATTGCATTTGTTGTAATGATAGTTTTTAACCAAGTTAAAAAAACAGCTGCAGAGCCAGAATTGAATTAA
- a CDS encoding HlyD family secretion protein, whose translation MKKNVKIPVIFLLLLFFGSFLIFLGSRNDAVTVAKSIKSGVLTADEINVAFQNVGGKVIKRFVEESQMVKKGDPLMQLEDVDTKLAIDRLQALVDSQRAAVNQEQAAIEITENETNLSELSTWRKIEEVKASLEAAKSARNLASTEFDRQTQLRKTGGNSQSQLDNARNAFVVAKMQVIQIESQLSTLMIGATPEQVSQFEKTQNATGMSLQSITIARQKLENRQNQLAQLKAQLAQGEADLKQLQINYQRLTLKAPEDGKVLKLMFEDGELAPTGAPAVLLETDRKYIDIYVNEKMVNDYQPGTTVTANAIALDKEVKGKVRFATAAPSFADLRMTRERGQADLTSYQVRIYMESIPKLLTGMTLEVKQ comes from the coding sequence ATGAAAAAAAATGTCAAAATTCCTGTTATCTTTTTACTTCTTCTATTTTTTGGATCATTTTTAATCTTTTTGGGCTCCCGCAATGATGCTGTAACAGTTGCGAAAAGCATTAAATCAGGAGTGTTAACTGCTGATGAAATTAATGTTGCCTTTCAAAATGTAGGAGGTAAAGTCATTAAGCGATTTGTGGAAGAATCACAAATGGTTAAAAAAGGGGATCCTTTAATGCAATTAGAGGACGTTGATACAAAATTGGCAATTGATCGCTTACAAGCATTAGTTGATAGCCAAAGAGCAGCAGTTAATCAAGAACAAGCTGCAATTGAAATCACTGAAAACGAAACCAATCTTTCTGAACTATCGACTTGGCGTAAAATTGAAGAAGTTAAAGCAAGTTTAGAAGCGGCGAAATCTGCTAGAAATTTGGCTAGTACTGAGTTTGATCGTCAGACACAATTACGTAAAACAGGTGGAAACTCACAATCACAACTTGATAATGCTCGTAATGCTTTTGTTGTAGCCAAAATGCAAGTAATCCAAATTGAAAGCCAATTATCAACATTAATGATTGGTGCTACACCAGAACAAGTCAGTCAATTTGAAAAAACGCAAAATGCTACTGGCATGTCACTACAATCGATTACAATTGCTAGACAAAAGCTTGAAAATCGCCAAAATCAATTAGCACAACTCAAGGCACAGTTAGCTCAAGGCGAAGCTGATTTAAAACAATTGCAAATCAATTACCAAAGACTCACATTAAAAGCACCTGAAGATGGTAAAGTTTTAAAACTGATGTTTGAAGATGGTGAATTGGCACCAACAGGTGCGCCCGCTGTACTGTTAGAAACCGATCGTAAATATATCGACATTTATGTGAATGAAAAAATGGTCAATGACTACCAACCGGGTACAACGGTTACAGCAAATGCGATTGCACTGGACAAAGAAGTAAAAGGTAAAGTTCGTTTTGCAACAGCAGCACCATCTTTTGCTGATTTACGCATGACTCGAGAACGCGGTCAAGCTGATTTAACATCTTATCAAGTCAGAATATATATGGAATCAATTCCAAAACTATTAACTGGAATGACACTTGAGGTTAAACAATGA
- a CDS encoding MarR family winged helix-turn-helix transcriptional regulator, whose protein sequence is MNYKSRKLPSRETLARAQRFNDDIIDVSGVDLVLSLITTADLIRSNIYAQLTKDYDVSEGKFALLMSLYSEGETSAGDLALRIGVTPATVSVMVKRMLTVSNPLISMTKNDEDGRSRLITLTEAGITLIQNALPDHLKSIRAFAQVLNPQEQESLILMLRKLLRNS, encoded by the coding sequence TTGAATTATAAGTCAAGAAAGCTTCCATCTCGTGAGACATTAGCACGAGCACAAAGATTTAATGATGATATCATTGACGTATCTGGTGTTGACCTAGTTTTAAGTTTGATAACAACAGCTGATTTGATCCGTTCAAATATTTATGCACAACTGACTAAAGATTATGATGTTTCTGAAGGTAAGTTTGCTTTGTTAATGTCATTATATTCAGAAGGTGAAACCAGTGCTGGCGATCTCGCACTGCGTATAGGAGTAACTCCGGCAACCGTATCAGTTATGGTTAAGCGGATGTTAACCGTATCAAATCCATTAATATCCATGACAAAAAACGATGAAGATGGTCGTTCACGTTTGATAACTTTGACAGAAGCAGGAATAACACTTATTCAAAATGCATTACCCGATCACCTTAAATCGATTCGTGCTTTTGCGCAGGTACTAAACCCGCAAGAACAAGAATCTTTAATACTTATGTTGCGTAAATTATTACGAAATAGCTGA